One stretch of Armatimonadota bacterium DNA includes these proteins:
- a CDS encoding VOC family protein, with the protein MRRVTGIGGIFIKASDPEKLCAWYKAHLGIDVQDWGGTAFHWVDADGAPANGTTAWSIGDGSSFAPSRAAFMVNYRVADLHGLLTLLREEGCHVFDEVEESEFGIFGWVMDPEGNKIELWQPPDGQ; encoded by the coding sequence ATGAGGCGCGTTACGGGTATCGGTGGAATCTTCATCAAGGCTAGCGACCCCGAGAAGTTGTGCGCGTGGTACAAGGCCCATCTCGGCATAGATGTGCAGGATTGGGGCGGCACGGCCTTCCACTGGGTCGACGCGGATGGCGCTCCTGCAAATGGCACAACCGCCTGGTCCATCGGCGATGGTTCCTCCTTTGCGCCAAGCCGGGCCGCCTTCATGGTCAACTACCGCGTTGCGGACCTTCACGGCCTTCTAACGCTGCTTCGTGAAGAGGGCTGTCATGTGTTCGACGAAGTGGAGGAATCGGAGTTCGGGATATTCGGCTGGGTGATGGATCCGGAAGGAAACAAGATTGAGCTCTGGCAGCCACCCGATGGCCAGTAG
- a CDS encoding DUF1592 domain-containing protein, whose amino-acid sequence MSVLGGCRSAAARFHCSARLQPHRRKSSNYLVRRTMDRPTETRRKKLGAARHLSAVAPLALIAAAFTAPAAAPQSAPAASGTFRNFILPKVQRYCVPCHSGMNPPAGIDLSRFQSAAEVKARPGFWRRVLSQLRAGSMPPTGSPAPTPQERDQLAGWVQRVIPVAQLTDAPADPGYVLIHRLSREEYNNTIRDLLGVDTHPADSFPADGGGGGGFDNDAETLFVPPILMERYLQAASQSLSAADPHLLFGSSTGHANPKAEAQAVLRHFASLAYRRPVRPGELARLMQVFTAAFHRGLSWRKSVVAGLTAVLVSPNFLFRVEPTLPEHGAYRLNDYELASRLSYFLWSSMPDAELFRLAAANRLHQPATLQAQIDRMLASRKSRALGANFAGEWLRVRDLGTVAQPDPGMFPQFTPQLRSDMIAEAVDFSNHVLRRDASLLDFIGCGYTYLNQDMAQLYGVHGVRGAQFRRVALADGTRGGVITMAGVLAVTSYPLRTSPVLRGKWVLEQMLGAKIPPPPPNAGGLPATDAPLNGLSLRQRLEEHRKRPECASCHNKMDPIGFGLENFDPIGRWRTQIGGQPIDNSGVLAGGEKFAGPQQLKTLLLSQKAEFVRNMARRMLAYALGRGLQRYDRAAVNQIVQRVQEGGYRSGALIRAIVESVPFQFRTSNEQPPAVADGQNSHAKP is encoded by the coding sequence TTGAGCGTCCTGGGCGGCTGCCGTTCGGCAGCCGCCCGCTTTCATTGCAGCGCCAGGCTGCAACCGCACCGGCGCAAGTCATCCAACTATCTGGTACGACGCACCATGGACCGGCCCACCGAAACTCGACGGAAAAAGCTTGGCGCCGCGCGCCACCTGTCCGCCGTGGCCCCGTTGGCGCTGATTGCAGCTGCCTTTACCGCTCCAGCCGCCGCGCCGCAGTCGGCGCCCGCCGCTAGCGGGACATTCCGCAACTTCATTCTTCCAAAGGTCCAGCGGTACTGCGTACCCTGCCACAGCGGCATGAATCCGCCAGCCGGCATCGACCTCAGCCGGTTTCAATCAGCAGCAGAGGTAAAGGCGCGCCCCGGTTTTTGGCGCCGGGTCCTTTCGCAGTTGCGTGCCGGATCCATGCCGCCGACCGGGTCGCCCGCGCCAACCCCTCAGGAGCGTGACCAGCTGGCCGGATGGGTCCAGCGCGTTATACCCGTCGCGCAGCTCACCGATGCCCCGGCCGATCCCGGCTATGTTCTGATCCACCGTCTCAGTCGCGAGGAGTACAACAATACGATCCGCGACCTGCTCGGCGTGGATACGCATCCCGCCGACAGCTTTCCCGCCGATGGCGGTGGCGGCGGTGGCTTCGATAACGATGCTGAGACTCTCTTTGTACCGCCGATTCTGATGGAGCGATACCTGCAGGCCGCCTCGCAATCGCTGAGCGCCGCCGATCCGCATTTGCTTTTTGGCAGCTCTACGGGACACGCGAATCCCAAGGCGGAGGCACAGGCGGTCCTGCGGCACTTCGCCTCCCTTGCCTACCGGCGGCCCGTCCGTCCGGGAGAGCTCGCCCGCTTGATGCAAGTGTTTACCGCGGCATTCCACCGCGGCCTTTCCTGGCGCAAGTCGGTAGTGGCCGGCCTGACGGCCGTGCTTGTTTCGCCAAACTTTTTGTTCCGCGTTGAGCCGACGCTGCCGGAACATGGCGCATACCGCCTGAACGATTACGAACTGGCCAGCCGGCTTTCGTACTTCCTCTGGTCCTCGATGCCCGATGCCGAACTCTTCCGCCTCGCGGCCGCCAACCGTTTGCACCAGCCGGCTACTCTCCAGGCACAGATAGATCGCATGCTGGCAAGCCGAAAGTCGCGGGCGCTCGGCGCCAACTTCGCCGGCGAGTGGCTTCGGGTGCGAGATTTGGGCACGGTCGCGCAGCCCGATCCGGGCATGTTCCCGCAGTTCACGCCACAACTGCGCAGCGACATGATCGCCGAGGCAGTGGACTTCAGCAACCACGTGCTGCGACGCGATGCCAGCCTGCTCGACTTTATTGGATGCGGATACACCTATCTCAATCAGGACATGGCGCAGCTCTACGGCGTACACGGCGTGCGCGGCGCTCAATTCCGCCGTGTAGCGCTGGCCGATGGCACGCGCGGTGGCGTCATCACGATGGCCGGAGTGCTTGCGGTTACTTCATATCCACTCCGCACCAGCCCGGTTCTGCGTGGCAAATGGGTGCTGGAACAGATGCTCGGCGCCAAAATCCCACCGCCGCCACCGAATGCCGGTGGCCTTCCTGCCACCGACGCGCCGCTGAACGGCCTTTCGCTCCGGCAGCGGCTCGAGGAGCACCGGAAGCGGCCCGAATGCGCCTCGTGCCACAACAAGATGGACCCGATCGGCTTTGGACTTGAGAACTTCGATCCCATCGGGCGCTGGCGCACGCAGATAGGCGGTCAGCCGATCGACAACTCCGGCGTGCTCGCGGGTGGTGAGAAGTTTGCGGGGCCGCAGCAGCTGAAAACACTGCTGCTCAGTCAGAAGGCAGAGTTCGTTCGAAACATGGCCAGGCGGATGCTGGCGTACGCGCTTGGTCGCGGTCTGCAGCGATACGATAGGGCGGCGGTGAACCAGATCGTTCAGCGCGTTCAGGAGGGCGGATACCGAAGTGGGGCGTTGATACGGGCCATTGTGGAGAGCGTGCCGTTTCAATTCCGCACCTCTAACGAACAGCCGCCGGCGGTTGCGGACGGGCAGAACAGCCATGCAAAACCTTGA
- a CDS encoding DinB family protein: protein MDIFVAICKERATAAMEGFLHGLSFVPADKLNWSPTPTAKSAMQVAAHCAGYSGAFAWIIREGKFPCTVEEFRGRVQASIESVTTLEEAEAMLRQGIAETLAALDTVKPEQVGAMVDSPQGQTPFKFFLTVPARHLEAHDGQIDYLQTCWGDLEVHL, encoded by the coding sequence GTGGATATCTTTGTCGCGATATGCAAGGAGCGCGCTACAGCGGCCATGGAGGGCTTTCTCCACGGTCTCAGCTTCGTGCCGGCGGATAAGCTGAACTGGAGCCCGACGCCCACGGCCAAGTCCGCCATGCAGGTTGCGGCGCACTGCGCCGGGTACAGTGGCGCGTTCGCCTGGATCATCCGTGAAGGCAAGTTCCCATGTACGGTTGAGGAGTTCCGCGGCAGGGTACAGGCTTCGATTGAGAGCGTCACCACATTGGAGGAAGCGGAGGCGATGCTCCGACAGGGTATTGCAGAGACGCTGGCGGCCCTCGACACCGTAAAGCCGGAGCAGGTCGGCGCAATGGTCGATTCGCCGCAGGGCCAGACGCCCTTCAAGTTCTTCCTGACCGTTCCGGCGCGGCATCTCGAAGCCCACGATGGCCAGATCGACTACCTGCAGACTTGCTGGGGTGATCTGGAGGTGCACCTGTAG
- a CDS encoding DUF1552 domain-containing protein translates to MFLPLLEAMAPGGASAASRAVSSPVRFAALYMPNGVDPAAWTPVGSGATWQLSEILAPLSGLQRDLLVFTELMNRYSIDGDGHYAKVAPFLTGTHITKTTGSDLRCGGVSLDQELAQHLGNLTPLPSIELSIEPVTTGVDTNVGYTRLYGSHISWSSPTTPVTREIDPQQAFNRLFRSPVSEASPAREAVDSSVLDAVAHDAAALRKRIGTADRAKLDEYFEAVRAVERRIAFDAARRKGEVLDDTLARQAVQKLGTEIYSYYHDADLIRRRGIDHTGQVRLMLEIMTLAFWTDSTRIATFMFANEVSDRNFSFLPGVSGGHHQISHHGGDARKLAEYRRINTWHIEQYAWMLNRMKQIREGDGTLLDNAMVLFGGGMRDGNAHSPYNLPILLAGRAGGSLAPGRHLVYGKNTPLCDLYRGVSNRMGVPVQQFGNSDGELPGLSDAAFAGAGSA, encoded by the coding sequence ATGTTCCTGCCATTGCTGGAGGCGATGGCGCCGGGCGGCGCAAGCGCAGCCTCACGCGCAGTTAGCAGCCCCGTGCGTTTCGCCGCGCTCTATATGCCGAACGGAGTGGATCCTGCCGCGTGGACGCCGGTTGGATCCGGCGCCACGTGGCAGCTTTCGGAAATCCTCGCTCCGCTCAGTGGCCTGCAGCGCGATCTGCTCGTCTTCACTGAGTTGATGAATCGATATAGTATTGATGGCGACGGGCATTACGCCAAGGTTGCGCCATTCCTCACCGGCACGCACATTACGAAAACCACCGGCAGCGACCTCCGGTGCGGTGGAGTCTCGCTGGATCAGGAGCTGGCACAGCATCTCGGTAACCTGACGCCTCTGCCATCGATTGAGCTCAGTATTGAACCCGTGACCACGGGCGTGGATACCAACGTGGGATACACGCGTCTCTATGGGTCGCACATCTCCTGGAGCAGCCCGACCACTCCGGTAACACGCGAAATCGATCCGCAGCAGGCATTCAACCGGCTGTTTCGCAGTCCTGTATCGGAGGCGTCGCCCGCTCGCGAAGCGGTGGATTCCAGCGTATTGGATGCCGTAGCTCACGATGCGGCCGCGCTGCGCAAGCGGATTGGAACGGCGGATCGCGCCAAGTTGGATGAGTATTTTGAGGCCGTCCGAGCCGTGGAGCGGAGAATTGCATTCGATGCCGCCAGGCGAAAGGGCGAGGTGCTTGACGACACACTCGCTCGACAGGCTGTGCAGAAGCTGGGGACCGAGATCTACAGCTATTACCATGATGCCGACCTGATCCGGCGCCGAGGCATCGACCACACCGGCCAGGTCCGTCTCATGCTCGAGATCATGACACTGGCTTTCTGGACCGATTCCACGCGGATTGCTACGTTTATGTTCGCCAACGAGGTGAGTGACCGCAACTTTTCATTTTTGCCCGGCGTCAGCGGCGGACACCACCAGATTTCTCACCACGGCGGCGACGCTCGAAAGTTGGCCGAATACCGCCGCATCAACACATGGCACATTGAGCAGTATGCCTGGATGCTCAATCGAATGAAGCAGATACGAGAGGGCGACGGCACGCTATTGGATAATGCCATGGTCCTGTTCGGCGGCGGCATGCGCGATGGCAACGCCCACAGTCCATATAACCTGCCCATTCTGCTAGCGGGTCGGGCCGGCGGCAGCCTTGCCCCAGGCCGCCATCTCGTTTACGGCAAGAACACGCCGCTGTGCGATCTTTACCGCGGAGTGAGCAATCGTATGGGCGTGCCGGTCCAGCAGTTTGGCAACAGCGATGGTGAGCTTCCGGGCTTGAGCGACGCGGCATTCGCCGGCGCCGGATCGGCGTGA
- a CDS encoding DUF4010 domain-containing protein has product MSSQWFPADAVHILVVLFLSLLIGLEREEHKTTSTHYTYGGIRTLPLIGLLGYGIARATNDSPMAVGLGLAAMAVFMGIAYFHKLAVTQDAGVTSEMTGLLVYVLGVLVSRDLVWIAVSIGVLSLVLLELRVRVDALTKRFPPAEVSSAARFLLLTAVILPVVPNHAFGAMQINPFKVWLVVVAVSGISYASYLLQMVLRGSGGVLVAGMLGGAYSSTATTVALGKASTAAHAPRLYAGAITMASGVMYVRLALLLLFFNAGLFHLLVAPFLILAAVGVVAGWLTARTDPHTRPGSATTAQRPNPLQIGTAFLFAGIFVAMLVITQLVVTHGGGTALYSLAGVMGVTDVDPFIMSLTQSAGHATPLALAAGAIVVAAASNNMVKGVYAAVLADRETGRTSAALLGCLALLGVLPLLLVRG; this is encoded by the coding sequence TTGAGTTCGCAGTGGTTTCCGGCAGATGCGGTTCACATTCTGGTGGTTCTGTTTCTGTCGCTGCTGATAGGCCTTGAGCGCGAGGAGCACAAGACCACTTCCACCCACTACACGTACGGCGGTATCCGGACGCTGCCGCTGATCGGTCTCCTGGGTTACGGCATTGCGCGAGCGACCAACGACTCGCCAATGGCTGTCGGGCTTGGTCTTGCTGCGATGGCCGTGTTTATGGGCATCGCCTACTTCCATAAGCTGGCGGTTACTCAAGACGCGGGCGTGACGTCGGAGATGACCGGTCTGCTGGTGTATGTACTTGGCGTTCTCGTCTCGCGCGATCTGGTCTGGATCGCCGTCTCCATCGGTGTGCTTTCGCTGGTGCTGCTTGAGTTGCGGGTACGCGTAGATGCGCTTACCAAACGATTCCCACCCGCAGAGGTGTCGAGCGCGGCACGGTTTCTATTGCTGACTGCCGTCATTCTTCCCGTGGTGCCGAATCATGCGTTTGGCGCCATGCAGATCAATCCGTTCAAGGTGTGGCTGGTTGTGGTTGCCGTAAGCGGAATCTCGTATGCCAGTTACCTGCTGCAGATGGTTCTGCGTGGCAGCGGCGGCGTGCTGGTGGCCGGCATGCTCGGCGGAGCCTACTCCTCCACGGCGACGACCGTAGCGCTTGGCAAGGCTTCCACAGCGGCCCACGCGCCGCGCCTCTACGCCGGCGCCATCACGATGGCCTCCGGCGTGATGTACGTGCGCCTTGCACTACTTCTGCTTTTCTTCAATGCCGGACTGTTCCACCTGCTGGTGGCGCCGTTTCTGATACTGGCTGCCGTTGGCGTCGTGGCCGGCTGGCTGACCGCCCGCACAGATCCTCATACACGGCCCGGCAGTGCGACCACGGCACAGCGGCCAAATCCGCTCCAGATAGGCACCGCGTTCCTGTTTGCCGGCATATTTGTGGCGATGTTGGTGATTACCCAGCTGGTAGTGACGCACGGCGGGGGCACCGCGCTTTACAGCCTGGCCGGAGTTATGGGCGTTACCGACGTGGATCCGTTCATCATGAGCCTGACGCAATCCGCCGGCCACGCCACCCCACTGGCGCTTGCGGCCGGCGCCATTGTGGTGGCGGCTGCAAGTAACAACATGGTGAAGGGCGTGTATGCCGCCGTACTTGCCGACCGGGAGACCGGAAGGACCAGCGCCGCGCTGCTGGGATGCCTGGCGCTGTTGGGAGTTCTGCCGCTGCTGTTGGTGCGTGGGTGA
- a CDS encoding DUF2807 domain-containing protein, whose protein sequence is MKVRNMLAAASLLLLLPGCAIHDLIRTFAGPSVKGSGKLATQSRSVSAFHAVNIAGVGRLILTQAHRNSVSITADGNLQPYLSAQVRGGVLYLASKPRTRFITKHAILYEVSATKLDGLTATGAVEVIGSNVVGKTLQVQMDGACKMWLQGSVPVTDVNLAGACKYDGSRLGSDTATVSVSGAGDATVDASKTLNASVAGVGKIRYIGNPTVHSSITGIGEVKHL, encoded by the coding sequence ATGAAGGTACGAAATATGCTGGCTGCGGCCAGCTTGTTGCTGCTGTTACCCGGCTGCGCCATTCACGATCTGATTCGCACGTTCGCTGGCCCCTCGGTCAAAGGATCCGGAAAGCTTGCAACGCAGTCGCGGAGCGTCTCCGCGTTTCACGCCGTCAATATCGCCGGCGTCGGCAGGCTCATCCTCACGCAGGCCCATCGCAATTCCGTTTCGATCACCGCCGATGGCAACCTTCAGCCCTACCTCAGCGCCCAGGTGCGCGGCGGCGTGCTCTACCTGGCCTCAAAACCCCGGACGCGGTTCATCACCAAACACGCCATCCTGTACGAAGTCAGCGCCACAAAGCTGGATGGCCTCACGGCAACCGGCGCCGTGGAGGTAATCGGGAGCAATGTGGTTGGGAAAACGCTCCAGGTACAGATGGACGGCGCCTGCAAGATGTGGCTGCAGGGAAGCGTTCCCGTTACTGACGTCAACCTCGCGGGCGCGTGCAAGTACGATGGCTCGCGTCTCGGATCCGATACGGCCACTGTAAGCGTCAGCGGGGCGGGCGACGCGACCGTGGATGCATCGAAAACACTGAATGCCAGCGTGGCGGGAGTCGGCAAAATCAGATACATTGGTAACCCCACCGTCCACAGCTCGATAACCGGGATCGGTGAGGTGAAGCACCTTTAA
- a CDS encoding MBL fold metallo-hydrolase: protein MWRGIDGPTEDMELKAMYFKPYYLGCLAHASYMIGAEGGPAAVIDPRRDVDEYIADAERAGLTIRFVIETHLHADFVSGHVELARRTGAQILIGDRAGATFPHIPITNEMRIELGDVSLTFRTTPGHTPESVIALVTVAGDDNPRLIFTGDTLFIGDVGRPDLAGSRGYSAEQMARLMFASLRDSILTLPDAAEVWPAHGAGSSCGKALSNDRASTIGREKALNPALRYVLDGDEEGFVQYHTEGLSAAPGYFGYDAQRNREGAAPLAEATAGAVPLSPAEVEELSESGVLVLDVRSVADFGSAHIPGALHVQLEGTFAPWVGRVARPEERILVVAEVGAEHEAIMRLARVGYENIAGYLEGGMAAWNAAGGEQAAVPQLPADTPLMPRRTVVVDVRSREEYDAGHLEGALHIPLPELVERIDELPPAPLALMCGTGYRSSIACSLLLRAGRREVLNLAGGWEAASKARTGIEPSAHVA from the coding sequence ATGTGGCGCGGCATCGATGGCCCGACCGAAGATATGGAGCTAAAGGCAATGTACTTCAAACCGTACTACCTGGGATGTCTGGCGCATGCTTCGTATATGATCGGAGCCGAGGGCGGCCCCGCAGCGGTGATCGATCCGCGGCGTGATGTAGACGAGTACATCGCAGATGCGGAACGGGCGGGCCTTACGATCCGGTTTGTAATTGAAACGCACCTGCACGCCGATTTTGTTTCCGGTCACGTTGAGCTTGCGCGAAGGACCGGGGCGCAGATTCTGATCGGCGATCGCGCCGGCGCGACGTTTCCGCATATCCCGATTACGAATGAAATGCGCATCGAGCTTGGGGATGTCTCGTTGACGTTCCGGACAACACCGGGACACACGCCGGAAAGCGTGATCGCTCTGGTTACCGTGGCCGGTGACGACAATCCGCGACTGATATTCACGGGCGACACGCTGTTCATCGGTGATGTTGGCCGACCCGACCTGGCCGGCAGCCGCGGCTACTCTGCCGAGCAGATGGCCCGCCTGATGTTTGCTTCGCTGCGCGATTCCATTCTCACGCTGCCCGACGCCGCTGAGGTCTGGCCTGCACACGGCGCTGGATCCTCGTGCGGCAAAGCGCTTTCAAATGACCGGGCATCGACCATTGGGCGCGAAAAAGCGCTGAATCCGGCGTTGAGGTACGTGCTGGATGGCGATGAGGAGGGTTTTGTACAGTATCACACCGAAGGGCTATCTGCGGCCCCAGGCTACTTCGGCTACGACGCCCAGCGCAATCGCGAAGGTGCCGCGCCACTGGCGGAAGCGACTGCCGGCGCCGTCCCGCTCTCGCCGGCTGAGGTCGAGGAGCTATCCGAGTCGGGTGTGCTGGTACTGGACGTTCGCTCGGTGGCCGATTTCGGGAGCGCGCACATTCCGGGCGCGCTGCATGTGCAGCTGGAGGGTACATTCGCTCCATGGGTAGGGCGAGTAGCGCGCCCCGAGGAGCGTATTCTGGTTGTGGCGGAGGTTGGCGCCGAGCACGAGGCGATTATGCGCCTTGCCCGGGTGGGCTATGAGAACATCGCCGGGTACCTGGAGGGTGGCATGGCGGCATGGAACGCAGCGGGCGGAGAGCAGGCCGCCGTACCGCAGCTGCCTGCCGACACGCCACTTATGCCGAGACGCACCGTGGTTGTAGACGTGAGGTCGCGGGAAGAGTACGACGCCGGCCACCTTGAAGGGGCTTTGCACATACCACTGCCGGAACTGGTTGAACGAATCGACGAGCTGCCGCCGGCTCCGCTGGCCCTGATGTGCGGCACCGGATATCGTTCGTCCATCGCGTGCTCACTGCTCTTGCGGGCCGGCCGCCGGGAGGTCCTGAACCTCGCCGGTGGATGGGAGGCCGCGAGCAAGGCCAGAACCGGGATCGAACCGAGCGCTCATGTTGCGTGA